A stretch of the Filimonas lacunae genome encodes the following:
- a CDS encoding PorP/SprF family type IX secretion system membrane protein yields MRKKWWGIAMLLGLHFVTHAQQKPHYTQYVLNQYIINPALTGIENYTDVKISHRRQWAGLKDAPVTTYFTIHGALNKKDYRTTATSYQVDGTNPRGSDYWTDYEPAPPHHGIGMQVINDQTGPLKNFSAYATYAYHMGIGARTSLAAGFGAGFFNIGLDANKLNFGNSQVDPAVYNSGTLNVIRPDFMAGLYLYGPDFFAGLSVQQLMGQSIYFSNNKVSGGSKLTPHIFATAGYRFLVGEDFNLIPSVLVKSVSPLPVQFDINAKLQYHDLLWVGAGCRKDDGWNGMAGVNISHAFNISYSYDYTTSALNTVSNGTHEIVLGFLLGNKYGDWCPKNVW; encoded by the coding sequence ATGAGAAAAAAGTGGTGGGGTATAGCAATGTTACTGGGTTTGCATTTTGTTACGCATGCACAACAAAAGCCGCATTACACGCAGTATGTATTAAATCAGTATATCATTAACCCGGCTTTAACTGGTATCGAAAACTATACCGATGTTAAAATAAGTCATCGAAGGCAATGGGCGGGATTAAAGGATGCGCCGGTAACCACTTACTTTACCATTCATGGCGCATTAAATAAAAAAGACTACCGTACTACCGCCACCTCTTACCAGGTAGATGGTACTAACCCACGCGGAAGTGATTACTGGACAGATTATGAACCAGCACCCCCACATCATGGCATTGGCATGCAGGTGATCAACGATCAAACAGGGCCATTAAAAAATTTCTCCGCTTATGCTACTTACGCCTACCATATGGGCATTGGCGCGCGTACCAGCCTGGCTGCCGGTTTTGGGGCTGGCTTTTTCAATATCGGGTTGGATGCCAATAAGCTCAACTTTGGTAACTCCCAGGTAGATCCTGCCGTGTATAACAGCGGAACGCTGAATGTGATTAGGCCCGATTTCATGGCTGGCTTGTATTTATACGGGCCCGATTTCTTTGCCGGTTTGTCTGTGCAGCAGCTTATGGGACAATCTATTTACTTTTCCAATAACAAAGTGTCAGGTGGAAGCAAACTAACGCCACACATTTTTGCTACAGCGGGTTACCGCTTTTTAGTTGGTGAAGATTTTAATCTTATTCCTTCTGTGCTGGTAAAGTCTGTCAGTCCTTTGCCCGTTCAGTTTGATATTAACGCTAAGCTGCAATACCACGACTTATTATGGGTAGGTGCCGGTTGTCGCAAGGATGACGGCTGGAATGGTATGGCAGGTGTTAATATCAGCCATGCATTTAATATCAGCTATTCCTACGATTATACTACTTCGGCTTTAAACACCGTAAGCAATGGCACACATGAAATAGTGCTGGGCTTTTTATTAGGCAATAAGTATGGCGATTGGTGTCCTAAAAATGTGTGGTAA
- a CDS encoding OmpA family protein has product MRISNYSKYFLLAAVCCGVMNATQAQFVTNYKKAADDYYAKGDYNSAATYYEKYIGAKPGAKDGYDPYIIQKQGSSGSSTDRSDIFYRIGESYRNLTYYSSAEPAYKQVVDKGAAKYPLARYWYAVCLRADGKYQEAQQQLEQFIADYSADDVYKKQAKQELENCKFIQQQLASGSKTSVQKLDSGVNKEGASYAAAWVNDNTLSYTSTRGTYTNHIYVADAGLLSFNGLDKGQQGAAAFSADGKQIYFTAWDAKAGEGKKITAIYTAKKAGNAWGQPVLMSNTVNDPSYSSRQPFVTADGKYLLFASDRPGGMGKFDIWYVLLNANGTTGKAVNAGNVINTVEDEEAPFYHQASGKLIFASNGRTGMGGFDLYESKGTPEAKWEAVVNLGAPINSVKDDIYLISKQDKELLAEAMISSDRSSACCLELFAVSKPIEVIVKEPVKEEPPVVVAPQETPKPQVVVEDNKALLQHVLFELNSSELDEAGQAQLKEVAVYLQNHPDVKVEIGAHTDATGTKELNLKLSQSRADACVKYLAGEGIDAKRLTAKGYGDCCPLEKETADDGRDNPDARAKNRRVEMKVL; this is encoded by the coding sequence ATGAGAATCAGTAATTATTCTAAATACTTTTTACTTGCTGCGGTATGTTGTGGTGTAATGAATGCTACACAGGCGCAGTTTGTAACCAATTATAAAAAGGCAGCAGACGATTATTACGCAAAGGGCGATTATAATTCTGCGGCTACTTACTACGAAAAATATATAGGAGCTAAACCGGGCGCTAAAGATGGCTACGATCCATATATCATACAAAAGCAAGGCAGTAGCGGAAGCAGTACTGACCGTTCTGATATTTTTTATCGCATAGGTGAAAGTTACCGTAATCTCACCTACTATTCCAGTGCTGAGCCTGCTTATAAACAGGTAGTGGATAAAGGTGCTGCTAAATACCCACTTGCACGTTACTGGTATGCAGTGTGCTTAAGGGCAGATGGTAAATACCAGGAAGCTCAACAACAATTAGAGCAATTTATTGCTGATTATAGCGCAGATGATGTGTATAAAAAGCAGGCAAAACAGGAATTGGAAAATTGCAAATTTATTCAGCAGCAACTTGCATCCGGTTCTAAAACCTCAGTGCAAAAGCTGGATAGCGGTGTAAATAAAGAAGGTGCAAGCTATGCAGCAGCCTGGGTTAATGATAATACATTGAGCTATACTTCTACCCGTGGCACTTACACCAACCATATCTATGTAGCAGATGCCGGTCTTTTGTCTTTTAATGGCCTGGATAAAGGTCAGCAAGGCGCAGCCGCATTCTCTGCTGATGGTAAACAAATTTATTTTACCGCATGGGATGCAAAGGCAGGTGAAGGCAAAAAGATAACAGCCATATACACCGCTAAGAAAGCAGGCAATGCCTGGGGGCAGCCGGTTTTGATGAGTAATACCGTAAATGATCCATCTTACAGTTCAAGACAGCCTTTTGTAACTGCAGATGGAAAGTACTTGTTGTTTGCATCTGACAGACCAGGTGGTATGGGTAAGTTTGATATCTGGTATGTGTTGCTGAATGCTAATGGAACCACGGGCAAAGCAGTGAATGCAGGCAATGTAATTAACACGGTTGAAGATGAAGAAGCGCCTTTTTATCATCAGGCTTCCGGCAAACTGATTTTTGCCAGCAATGGAAGAACAGGAATGGGTGGTTTTGATTTATACGAGTCTAAAGGCACACCTGAAGCGAAGTGGGAAGCCGTTGTAAACCTGGGAGCTCCCATTAACTCTGTAAAGGATGATATTTATCTTATCAGCAAGCAAGACAAAGAGCTTTTAGCAGAAGCCATGATCAGTTCTGACCGTTCTTCTGCCTGTTGCCTGGAGCTGTTTGCAGTAAGTAAGCCAATAGAAGTGATAGTGAAAGAGCCGGTTAAAGAAGAGCCGCCTGTTGTAGTGGCACCACAGGAAACACCGAAACCTCAGGTGGTAGTAGAAGATAATAAAGCTTTATTACAACATGTCTTGTTTGAACTGAATAGTTCAGAGCTGGATGAGGCCGGGCAGGCACAGTTAAAAGAAGTGGCTGTTTATTTACAAAATCATCCTGATGTAAAGGTGGAAATAGGTGCTCACACCGATGCTACCGGTACAAAAGAGCTTAACCTGAAATTGTCGCAGTCAAGGGCAGATGCTTGTGTGAAGTACCTGGCAGGGGAAGGCATAGATGCTAAACGTCTTACTGCTAAAGGATATGGTGATTGCTGTCCGCTGGAAAAAGAAACCGCCGACGATGGTAGAGACAACCCGGATGCAAGAGCTAAGAACAGACGTGTTGAAATGAAAGTGCTTTAG